One genomic region from Rattus norvegicus strain BN/NHsdMcwi chromosome 10, GRCr8, whole genome shotgun sequence encodes:
- the Noxo1 gene encoding NADPH oxidase organizer 1 isoform X1, producing the protein MASPRHPVSAHAVALVQMERLQVDHTAPVPHPCPDCLQRGKRELAKLKEMSPLPFLTQTFAFSVCWSDNSDTFARRSWEEFRQLQKTLKKIFPVEAGLLQRSERVLPKLPDAPLLTRRGHTGRGLLRLRLLETYVRSLLATSQHIVTSSTLNSFFAPKPLDLEPMLPPGSLVILPTPEEPLSQPIGSLAIHSLEAQSMRCLQPFHTLDTKDRPFHTQAKEILDILLRHPSGWWLVENKDQQTAWFPAPYLEEIATGQGQESGMAVQGSGRQFCATQAYEGSRPDELSVPSGARVHVLETSDRGWWLCRYNGQTGLLPAVLLQPEGLGSLLGRPGLPDSGGADKVTEGRTVPPVVPTRPCMSAIQSRCCSITRRAVGQEQRTQVPP; encoded by the exons ATGGCAAGTCCAAGACACCCAGTATCAGCCCATGCTGTAGCCCTGGTGCAGATGGAACGGCTCCAGGTAGACCATACTGCCCCAGTCCCTCACCCCTGCCCCGATTGTCTCCAAAGAGGCAAAAGGGAGCTGGCAAAGTTGAAGGAGATGTCGCCTCTACCATTCCTCACACAGACGTTTGCCTTCTCTGTGTGCTGGTCAGACAACAGTGACACCTTTGCTcgcaggagctgggaggagtTTAGGCAGCTCCAG AAGACCCTTAAGAAAATCTTCCCAGTGGAGGCAGGCCTGCTTCAGAGATCTGAACGAGTTCTTCCCAAGCTTCCTG ATGCTCCATTGTTGACACGTCGGGGACATACTGGCCGAGGCCTGTTACGTTTGCGGCTGCTGGAAACCTATGTACGGTCACTGCTGGCAACCTCACAGCACATAGTGACGAGCTCAACACTCAATAGCTTCTTTGCACCCAAACCTCTGGATCTGGAGCCCATGCTGCCTCCTGGCAG CCTGGTGATCCTGCCCACCCCAGAGGAGCCCTTATCCCAACCTATAGGCAGCCTTGCCATTCATAGCCTGGAGGCTCAGAGCATGCGCTGCTTACAGCCATTCCACACTCTTGACACAAAAGACAGACCTTTCCACACTCAGGCTAAAGAAATTCTGGACATATTACTACGGCATCCTTCAG GCTGGTGGCTGGTGGAGAACAAGGACCAGCAGACAGCCTGGTTTCCAGCTCCCTACCTGGAGGAGATAGCAACAGGCCAAGGCCAGGAGTCGGGCATGGCTGTTCAAGGAAGTG GGAGGCAGTTCTGTGCTACCCAGGCCTATGAGGGCAGTCGCCCTGATGAGCTATCCGTGCCCTCAGGAGCACGTGTACATGTGCTGGAAACCTCAGACCGAGGCTGGTGGCTGTGCAG GTATAATGGCCAGACAGGCCTGCTCCCTGCAGTGTTGCTGCAACCTGAAGGGCTGGGTTCCCTCCTGGGCAGGCCAGGGCTCCCAGACAGTGGTGGGGCAGACAAGGTGACTGAGGGCAGGACTGTTCCCCCTGTAGTACCAACTCGCCCCTGTATGAGTGCCATCCAGAGCAGATGCTGCTCCATCACCCGCAGGGCAGTGGGACAGGAACAACGGACCCAAGTTCCCCCTTGA
- the Noxo1 gene encoding NADPH oxidase organizer 1 produces the protein MASPRHPVSAHAVALVQMERLQTFAFSVCWSDNSDTFARRSWEEFRQLQKTLKKIFPVEAGLLQRSERVLPKLPDAPLLTRRGHTGRGLLRLRLLETYVRSLLATSQHIVTSSTLNSFFAPKPLDLEPMLPPGSLVILPTPEEPLSQPIGSLAIHSLEAQSMRCLQPFHTLDTKDRPFHTQAKEILDILLRHPSGWWLVENKDQQTAWFPAPYLEEIATGQGQESGMAVQGSGRQFCATQAYEGSRPDELSVPSGARVHVLETSDRGWWLCRYNGQTGLLPAVLLQPEGLGSLLGRPGLPDSGGADKVTEGRTVPPVVPTRPCMSAIQSRCCSITRRAVGQEQRTQVPP, from the exons ATGGCAAGTCCAAGACACCCAGTATCAGCCCATGCTGTAGCCCTGGTGCAGATGGAACGGCTCCAG ACGTTTGCCTTCTCTGTGTGCTGGTCAGACAACAGTGACACCTTTGCTcgcaggagctgggaggagtTTAGGCAGCTCCAG AAGACCCTTAAGAAAATCTTCCCAGTGGAGGCAGGCCTGCTTCAGAGATCTGAACGAGTTCTTCCCAAGCTTCCTG ATGCTCCATTGTTGACACGTCGGGGACATACTGGCCGAGGCCTGTTACGTTTGCGGCTGCTGGAAACCTATGTACGGTCACTGCTGGCAACCTCACAGCACATAGTGACGAGCTCAACACTCAATAGCTTCTTTGCACCCAAACCTCTGGATCTGGAGCCCATGCTGCCTCCTGGCAG CCTGGTGATCCTGCCCACCCCAGAGGAGCCCTTATCCCAACCTATAGGCAGCCTTGCCATTCATAGCCTGGAGGCTCAGAGCATGCGCTGCTTACAGCCATTCCACACTCTTGACACAAAAGACAGACCTTTCCACACTCAGGCTAAAGAAATTCTGGACATATTACTACGGCATCCTTCAG GCTGGTGGCTGGTGGAGAACAAGGACCAGCAGACAGCCTGGTTTCCAGCTCCCTACCTGGAGGAGATAGCAACAGGCCAAGGCCAGGAGTCGGGCATGGCTGTTCAAGGAAGTG GGAGGCAGTTCTGTGCTACCCAGGCCTATGAGGGCAGTCGCCCTGATGAGCTATCCGTGCCCTCAGGAGCACGTGTACATGTGCTGGAAACCTCAGACCGAGGCTGGTGGCTGTGCAG GTATAATGGCCAGACAGGCCTGCTCCCTGCAGTGTTGCTGCAACCTGAAGGGCTGGGTTCCCTCCTGGGCAGGCCAGGGCTCCCAGACAGTGGTGGGGCAGACAAGGTGACTGAGGGCAGGACTGTTCCCCCTGTAGTACCAACTCGCCCCTGTATGAGTGCCATCCAGAGCAGATGCTGCTCCATCACCCGCAGGGCAGTGGGACAGGAACAACGGACCCAAGTTCCCCCTTGA
- the Noxo1 gene encoding NADPH oxidase organizer 1 isoform X3: MLPPGSLVILPTPEEPLSQPIGSLAIHSLEAQSMRCLQPFHTLDTKDRPFHTQAKEILDILLRHPSGWWLVENKDQQTAWFPAPYLEEIATGQGQESGMAVQGSGRQFCATQAYEGSRPDELSVPSGARVHVLETSDRGWWLCRYNGQTGLLPAVLLQPEGLGSLLGRPGLPDSGGADKVTEGRTVPPVVPTRPCMSAIQSRCCSITRRAVGQEQRTQVPP; this comes from the exons ATGCTGCCTCCTGGCAG CCTGGTGATCCTGCCCACCCCAGAGGAGCCCTTATCCCAACCTATAGGCAGCCTTGCCATTCATAGCCTGGAGGCTCAGAGCATGCGCTGCTTACAGCCATTCCACACTCTTGACACAAAAGACAGACCTTTCCACACTCAGGCTAAAGAAATTCTGGACATATTACTACGGCATCCTTCAG GCTGGTGGCTGGTGGAGAACAAGGACCAGCAGACAGCCTGGTTTCCAGCTCCCTACCTGGAGGAGATAGCAACAGGCCAAGGCCAGGAGTCGGGCATGGCTGTTCAAGGAAGTG GGAGGCAGTTCTGTGCTACCCAGGCCTATGAGGGCAGTCGCCCTGATGAGCTATCCGTGCCCTCAGGAGCACGTGTACATGTGCTGGAAACCTCAGACCGAGGCTGGTGGCTGTGCAG GTATAATGGCCAGACAGGCCTGCTCCCTGCAGTGTTGCTGCAACCTGAAGGGCTGGGTTCCCTCCTGGGCAGGCCAGGGCTCCCAGACAGTGGTGGGGCAGACAAGGTGACTGAGGGCAGGACTGTTCCCCCTGTAGTACCAACTCGCCCCTGTATGAGTGCCATCCAGAGCAGATGCTGCTCCATCACCCGCAGGGCAGTGGGACAGGAACAACGGACCCAAGTTCCCCCTTGA
- the Noxo1 gene encoding NADPH oxidase organizer 1 isoform X2 has translation MASPRHPVSAHAVALVQMERLQVDHTAPVPHPCPDCLQRGKRELAKLKEMSPLPFLTQTFAFSVCWSDNSDTFARRSWEEFRQLQKTLKKIFPVEAGLLQRSERVLPKLPDAPLLTRRGHTGRGLLRLRLLETYVRSLLATSQHIVTSSTLNSFFAPKPLDLEPMLPPGSLVILPTPEEPLSQPIGSLAIHSLEAQSMRCLQPFHTLDTKDRPFHTQAKEILDILLRHPSGWWLVENKDQQTAWFPAPYLEEIATGQGQESGMAVQGSGRQFCATQAYEGSRPDELSVPSGARVHVLETSDRGWWLCRYSEV, from the exons ATGGCAAGTCCAAGACACCCAGTATCAGCCCATGCTGTAGCCCTGGTGCAGATGGAACGGCTCCAGGTAGACCATACTGCCCCAGTCCCTCACCCCTGCCCCGATTGTCTCCAAAGAGGCAAAAGGGAGCTGGCAAAGTTGAAGGAGATGTCGCCTCTACCATTCCTCACACAGACGTTTGCCTTCTCTGTGTGCTGGTCAGACAACAGTGACACCTTTGCTcgcaggagctgggaggagtTTAGGCAGCTCCAG AAGACCCTTAAGAAAATCTTCCCAGTGGAGGCAGGCCTGCTTCAGAGATCTGAACGAGTTCTTCCCAAGCTTCCTG ATGCTCCATTGTTGACACGTCGGGGACATACTGGCCGAGGCCTGTTACGTTTGCGGCTGCTGGAAACCTATGTACGGTCACTGCTGGCAACCTCACAGCACATAGTGACGAGCTCAACACTCAATAGCTTCTTTGCACCCAAACCTCTGGATCTGGAGCCCATGCTGCCTCCTGGCAG CCTGGTGATCCTGCCCACCCCAGAGGAGCCCTTATCCCAACCTATAGGCAGCCTTGCCATTCATAGCCTGGAGGCTCAGAGCATGCGCTGCTTACAGCCATTCCACACTCTTGACACAAAAGACAGACCTTTCCACACTCAGGCTAAAGAAATTCTGGACATATTACTACGGCATCCTTCAG GCTGGTGGCTGGTGGAGAACAAGGACCAGCAGACAGCCTGGTTTCCAGCTCCCTACCTGGAGGAGATAGCAACAGGCCAAGGCCAGGAGTCGGGCATGGCTGTTCAAGGAAGTG GGAGGCAGTTCTGTGCTACCCAGGCCTATGAGGGCAGTCGCCCTGATGAGCTATCCGTGCCCTCAGGAGCACGTGTACATGTGCTGGAAACCTCAGACCGAGGCTGGTGGCTGTGCAGGTAcagtgag GTATAA